The Thalassotalea sp. HSM 43 genome window below encodes:
- a CDS encoding D-hexose-6-phosphate mutarotase → MIAEKQSNPSIRVLDSNNYGSINARVLSDSITLIDISHERFEASLSLHGGQILSWQPNGQQEVFWLSKKAKYDQAEAIRGGVPLCWPWFGALEGGGNHGFARTSQWSLAEYHINQDDVVLTLVLAGEQSQNIWPFKYQLTQRIVISSSLQQSLDVTNTGDKAFRFNGALHSYFGVSDPKYVAVPVLNNHFYDDKISSHLKCTPSDVFDCVGPIDRIYHCNSSATIFDKHWKRAIEIKKSNCPQWVLWNPGKATASTMADVHQGGENEFVCLEAANTNWLTVEPGKSIELSQEIQVYNI, encoded by the coding sequence TAGCAGAGAAGCAAAGCAATCCATCAATTCGCGTGTTAGATAGCAATAATTATGGCTCGATAAATGCTCGAGTGTTATCTGACAGCATCACATTAATAGACATTAGCCACGAAAGATTTGAGGCATCATTGTCGTTGCATGGTGGTCAAATTTTAAGTTGGCAACCTAACGGTCAGCAAGAGGTTTTTTGGCTGAGCAAAAAAGCGAAATATGACCAGGCAGAGGCAATAAGAGGTGGGGTTCCACTGTGTTGGCCTTGGTTTGGCGCTTTAGAAGGTGGTGGCAATCATGGGTTTGCCAGAACATCACAGTGGTCGTTAGCAGAATATCACATCAACCAAGATGACGTTGTGCTTACATTAGTACTAGCGGGCGAGCAAAGCCAGAATATTTGGCCATTTAAATATCAACTAACGCAACGTATTGTGATCTCAAGTTCATTACAGCAATCATTAGATGTCACCAATACCGGTGATAAAGCATTTCGTTTTAATGGTGCTTTGCACAGTTATTTTGGTGTCAGTGACCCTAAATACGTTGCCGTACCTGTTTTGAATAATCATTTCTATGATGACAAAATAAGTTCTCACCTAAAATGCACACCAAGCGATGTGTTTGACTGTGTTGGGCCGATTGATAGAATTTATCATTGCAATTCTTCAGCGACAATTTTTGATAAACACTGGAAACGTGCTATCGAAATTAAAAAGTCCAATTGCCCGCAATGGGTATTATGGAACCCAGGCAAAGCCACGGCATCAACTATGGCGGATGTGCACCAAGGTGGAGAGAATGAGTTTGTTTGTCTAGAAGCGGCAAACACCAATTGGCTTACCGTCGAACCTGGAAAGTCTATAGAACTTAGCCAAGAGATTCAGGTTTACAATATCTAA